A genomic segment from Bryobacteraceae bacterium encodes:
- a CDS encoding TonB-dependent receptor, whose protein sequence is MKLLSRFLPILACVSAAFCQFETATVLGTVKDSTDAVIGGVRVSLENVNTGVSISRETDETGSFEFVNVRIGRYRIVGEKAGFARTQAEEFTVTVNARQRVDLTMSVGQVAETVTVTGSVQALETESSDRGQVVSAQQIVNLPLNGRAYADLALLAPGVRRSAIAVSRDASFNVNGLRSALNNFVVDGVDNNAYGTSNQGFSNQVVQLSPDAVAEFKVQTNNYSAEFGRAGGAVINASIRSGTNEFHGAAWEYMRNTSLNAVGFFKPRENRKPTLVQNQFGAAFGGPIRRDKMFFFADYEGFRRVTRQLALSTLPTADQRQGILGIPVRNPFTGKEYPNGAIPQSDITPFARKVLSELPAVNRAGTSNNFESLPRRSDVNDKGDIKVDYYPGSALNAFFRYSHRLMNNFEPPAIPGPSGGDANGNVRVLNYQIAGGATWTMDPRSVMEFRIGIGKTEGGKFPVFIGQPPASTAYGIPGLPEDPRFAGGLYSQGVGGYPNFGQQSSNPQFQNPMVINPKINWSRMQGRHSLKAGWEFQAINTEIDDFNPKYGRDTYSSRFSAPNSSSNNLYNLADFMFGLRNSYSLSNAVIVHLRQRMNFFYIQDDYKLSSRLSLNAGLRYEFATPQWESDNILSNFDPATRSLIPAKDGSIYDRALVNPDRNNFAPRLGLAYTASPKTVIRSAVGVSYVHFNRLGGENLLSYNLPGIFNITVNQQPGQGPCAASQDLASCFVPTQDGYPAALLDPSRASTLTTRTNYTPANTRTAYTTGWHFTVQRELAKDFVLDVAYVGNRSNKLIILSDINESRLNEPGRNLTVDQRRPVQGFGYIQSSFNGGWANYNALQTKLERRFSAGFYLLNSFTYGKAMDNASGHLETQNGDDSRVHFSRMQANKAQSGYNQKLNNTLTVVWDLPFGKGRALGAGWSRPVEGVLGGWRLTQITTAATGAPVNLRYSPVARQQVASAGTYRPNITGEPKTADGEWFNYLNPAAVAVVPSTESNPFGNAGRNTVTGPGLLQTDLGLHKAFPLPREGWNVEFRAEFFNLFNRTNFGTPEGNRSSNAFGTITSTAPPRQLQFALRLAF, encoded by the coding sequence ATGAAATTACTATCACGCTTCTTACCCATCCTGGCCTGCGTCAGCGCGGCGTTTTGCCAATTTGAAACCGCCACCGTATTGGGAACGGTGAAGGATTCCACCGACGCCGTCATCGGCGGCGTCCGGGTTTCTCTCGAGAACGTCAACACCGGCGTTTCGATATCCCGTGAGACAGACGAGACGGGCTCGTTCGAATTCGTCAATGTCCGCATCGGCCGCTACCGGATCGTCGGCGAGAAAGCCGGCTTCGCACGGACGCAAGCCGAGGAATTCACCGTAACCGTCAACGCCAGGCAGCGCGTGGATCTCACGATGTCGGTGGGCCAGGTGGCGGAAACGGTCACCGTCACCGGTTCCGTGCAAGCGCTCGAAACCGAATCGAGCGACCGCGGCCAGGTGGTGAGCGCTCAGCAGATCGTAAACCTGCCGCTCAACGGCCGTGCCTATGCCGACCTTGCTCTGCTGGCGCCGGGCGTCCGCCGCTCGGCGATCGCGGTTTCGCGCGACGCCTCCTTCAACGTCAACGGCCTGCGCAGCGCCCTGAATAATTTCGTGGTCGACGGCGTGGATAACAACGCCTACGGCACGTCGAACCAAGGCTTCTCGAACCAGGTCGTCCAACTTTCGCCCGACGCCGTCGCCGAGTTCAAGGTCCAGACCAATAACTACTCGGCGGAGTTCGGCCGCGCCGGCGGCGCCGTCATCAACGCCAGTATCCGCAGCGGGACAAACGAATTCCATGGCGCCGCCTGGGAGTACATGCGCAACACCTCGCTGAACGCGGTGGGCTTCTTCAAACCGCGCGAGAACCGCAAACCGACGCTCGTCCAGAATCAGTTTGGCGCCGCTTTTGGCGGACCGATCCGGCGTGACAAGATGTTCTTCTTCGCCGACTACGAAGGCTTCCGGCGTGTGACGCGTCAGTTGGCCCTTTCGACGCTGCCCACCGCCGATCAACGCCAGGGGATTCTCGGCATCCCGGTTCGAAACCCGTTTACCGGCAAAGAGTATCCGAACGGCGCGATCCCGCAGAGCGACATTACGCCATTCGCCCGCAAGGTCCTTTCCGAACTGCCGGCCGTGAATCGCGCCGGAACGTCGAATAACTTCGAGAGCCTGCCTCGCCGGTCCGACGTGAACGACAAGGGCGATATCAAGGTGGATTACTATCCCGGCTCCGCCCTGAACGCCTTCTTCCGCTACAGCCACCGGCTGATGAATAACTTCGAACCGCCGGCAATCCCCGGCCCCTCCGGCGGCGACGCCAACGGGAACGTGCGCGTGCTGAACTATCAGATCGCCGGCGGCGCCACGTGGACCATGGATCCGCGATCGGTCATGGAGTTCCGCATCGGTATCGGAAAGACCGAGGGCGGCAAGTTTCCGGTGTTCATCGGCCAGCCTCCGGCCAGCACGGCGTACGGCATCCCTGGCCTTCCCGAAGATCCGCGCTTCGCCGGCGGCCTTTATTCCCAGGGTGTCGGCGGATATCCGAACTTCGGCCAGCAGTCTTCGAACCCGCAGTTCCAGAACCCCATGGTGATCAATCCGAAGATCAACTGGAGCCGCATGCAAGGCCGCCATTCGCTGAAAGCGGGCTGGGAGTTCCAGGCCATCAACACGGAGATCGACGACTTCAACCCCAAGTACGGGCGCGACACCTATAGCAGCCGTTTCAGCGCCCCTAACTCCTCTTCGAATAACCTCTACAACCTGGCAGACTTCATGTTCGGCCTCCGCAACAGCTACTCGCTTTCGAATGCCGTAATCGTGCACCTGCGGCAGAGGATGAACTTCTTCTACATTCAGGACGACTACAAGCTCTCGTCACGCCTGTCGCTCAACGCCGGCCTGCGATACGAATTCGCCACCCCGCAGTGGGAAAGCGACAACATTCTGTCCAACTTCGACCCGGCCACGCGATCGTTGATCCCTGCGAAGGACGGCTCTATCTACGACCGCGCGCTGGTGAACCCGGACCGGAACAACTTCGCGCCCCGCCTCGGCCTTGCCTACACGGCCTCCCCGAAAACCGTCATCCGCTCCGCCGTCGGCGTGAGCTACGTCCACTTCAACCGGCTCGGCGGTGAGAATCTCCTGAGCTACAACCTGCCGGGGATCTTCAATATCACGGTGAATCAGCAGCCGGGCCAAGGGCCGTGCGCCGCCAGCCAGGATCTCGCCTCCTGCTTCGTGCCCACCCAGGATGGCTATCCCGCTGCGCTGCTCGATCCGTCGCGCGCGTCCACGCTCACCACTCGCACCAACTACACGCCGGCCAACACGCGCACGGCCTACACCACCGGCTGGCACTTCACCGTTCAACGCGAATTGGCGAAGGACTTCGTCCTCGACGTCGCCTATGTCGGGAACCGGTCAAACAAACTGATCATCCTCTCCGACATCAACGAATCACGGCTGAACGAACCGGGCCGGAATCTTACAGTGGATCAGCGGCGCCCGGTGCAGGGATTCGGCTACATCCAGTCGTCGTTCAACGGCGGATGGGCCAACTATAACGCTCTCCAGACGAAGCTCGAGCGGCGCTTCTCCGCCGGCTTCTACTTATTGAATTCGTTCACTTATGGGAAGGCAATGGACAACGCCAGCGGCCACCTGGAAACGCAGAACGGCGACGACTCTCGCGTGCACTTCTCGCGCATGCAGGCAAACAAGGCGCAAAGCGGCTACAACCAGAAACTGAACAACACGCTCACCGTCGTGTGGGATCTACCTTTCGGCAAGGGCCGCGCGCTCGGCGCCGGTTGGAGCCGTCCGGTGGAAGGAGTGCTCGGCGGATGGCGCCTTACGCAGATCACCACGGCGGCAACCGGCGCCCCGGTCAACCTGCGCTACAGTCCGGTGGCGCGGCAGCAGGTGGCTTCGGCGGGCACTTATCGGCCGAACATCACCGGCGAACCGAAGACCGCCGACGGCGAATGGTTCAACTACCTGAATCCGGCGGCCGTGGCCGTCGTTCCTTCCACGGAGAGCAATCCGTTCGGCAACGCCGGCCGCAACACGGTTACCGGACCAGGCCTCCTGCAAACTGACCTCGGCCTTCACAAGGCATTCCCGCTTCCGCGCGAAGGATGGAACGTGGAGTTCCGGGCCGAGTTCTTTAACCTCTTCAACCGGACAAACTTCGGGACGCCGGAAGGTAACCGCAGCAGCAACGCCTTCGGGACGATCACATCCACCGCGCCGCCGCGGCAGTTGCAGTTCGCGCTTCGTCTCGCGTTCTGA
- a CDS encoding sulfite exporter TauE/SafE family protein encodes MQSQLEQFLAANSNDPAFLATAMGTALFLGAAHALTPGHGKTIVAAYLAGSRGRIADAFYLGAIVTVTHTASVFALGLATLYASTRVSLDRVFPWLSLLSGALVLGIGAWLLWQRTRSVTGGAGNHGHHHGHSHSHGHAHSHSHGDVTRGNILSLGISGGLVPCPEAMVVLMLSISLRRIALGLSLLVAFSLGLAAVLIAIGVAMVLAGPALRKAAGESPWTNRLPVISAAVVTVLGAVMVAQALRTF; translated from the coding sequence ATGCAGTCGCAGCTCGAACAGTTCCTCGCCGCCAACTCGAACGACCCGGCCTTCCTCGCCACGGCGATGGGCACGGCGTTGTTTCTCGGCGCCGCTCACGCACTTACGCCGGGCCACGGCAAGACGATCGTCGCCGCCTACCTGGCCGGCTCCCGCGGCCGCATCGCCGACGCTTTCTATCTCGGCGCCATTGTCACCGTTACGCACACCGCCAGCGTCTTCGCGCTTGGCCTGGCCACGCTCTACGCCTCAACGCGCGTTTCCCTGGACCGCGTGTTTCCGTGGCTGTCGCTGCTGAGCGGCGCGCTCGTGCTGGGCATCGGCGCCTGGTTGTTGTGGCAGCGCACGCGGTCCGTAACCGGCGGCGCAGGAAACCACGGCCATCATCACGGCCACTCGCATTCCCACGGCCACGCCCATTCGCACAGTCATGGCGACGTGACGCGGGGCAATATTCTATCGCTCGGCATCTCCGGCGGACTCGTTCCCTGCCCCGAGGCGATGGTGGTGCTGATGCTCTCGATCTCGCTGCGGCGTATCGCGCTCGGCCTCTCGCTGCTGGTGGCGTTCAGCCTCGGGCTGGCCGCCGTGTTGATCGCCATCGGCGTCGCGATGGTGCTTGCCGGCCCGGCGCTGCGCAAGGCTGCCGGCGAATCGCCATGGACCAACCGCCTGCCCGTGATCAGCGCCGCCGTGGTCACGGTGCTGGGCGCGGTCATGGTGGCCCAGGCGCTCCGGACTTTCTAA
- a CDS encoding aminotransferase class V-fold PLP-dependent enzyme gives MNTSRRSFLRAAAPAAASWQAMAQVLRAAPSAQPANEDYWRMVKRQFPLDDDLVYLNAANVCPASRGVLDRHLDFLRDFQSNPSFQNREKYDPIAERTREKTAAVLGASKDEIAFTRNTSEGSNLVVHGVELKAGDEVLITAHNHPSNNDSWKVRARREGFVVKEVAVPIPAASPQQLIDGFAQAITPRTRVLAFTHVTNTTGNCYPAREIAAMGRQRGLWVHLDGAQTLGALDVNLHEIGCDSYSGSAHKWMMGPLEAGVLYVRAERIPQLWPSIVTAGWSDSIVGARKFEVYGQRDNPRLASIEAAVDFLNLVGMTNVEARLRFLVARAKSGLGGIPGVKLKTSTDPRLSGGVVKFDLAKPSLKAAYDVLYSRHRLAIALTPSGEAQGLRFSPHIYNTADEIDRAVAAVREVAG, from the coding sequence ATGAACACCTCCCGCCGCTCGTTTCTCCGCGCCGCCGCCCCGGCGGCCGCATCCTGGCAGGCGATGGCTCAGGTGCTGCGCGCAGCTCCCTCCGCCCAACCCGCGAACGAAGACTACTGGCGGATGGTGAAGCGCCAGTTTCCGCTCGACGACGACCTCGTCTATTTGAACGCCGCCAACGTCTGTCCCGCCTCGCGCGGCGTGCTCGACCGCCATCTCGATTTCCTCCGCGACTTTCAAAGCAATCCGTCCTTTCAGAATCGCGAGAAGTACGACCCCATCGCCGAGCGGACACGCGAAAAGACCGCCGCGGTGCTCGGCGCGAGTAAGGACGAGATCGCATTCACGCGCAATACCAGCGAGGGCTCAAATCTCGTGGTTCACGGCGTAGAACTCAAAGCCGGCGACGAGGTGTTGATCACCGCGCACAACCATCCCTCTAACAATGACTCGTGGAAGGTCCGCGCCAGGCGCGAGGGTTTCGTGGTGAAGGAAGTCGCCGTGCCGATTCCGGCGGCGAGCCCCCAGCAGTTGATCGACGGATTCGCCCAGGCCATCACGCCGCGTACGCGCGTGCTCGCGTTCACGCACGTCACCAACACCACCGGCAATTGCTACCCGGCGCGCGAGATCGCCGCGATGGGCCGTCAGCGCGGATTGTGGGTGCACCTCGACGGCGCGCAGACGCTCGGCGCGCTCGACGTAAACCTTCACGAGATCGGCTGCGACTCCTATTCCGGCAGCGCCCACAAGTGGATGATGGGTCCGCTCGAAGCCGGCGTGCTGTACGTTCGTGCGGAGCGAATTCCACAATTGTGGCCGTCGATCGTCACCGCCGGCTGGAGCGATTCCATCGTCGGCGCGAGGAAGTTCGAGGTCTACGGGCAGCGCGACAACCCGCGCCTGGCGTCGATCGAAGCCGCCGTGGACTTCCTGAATCTCGTCGGCATGACGAACGTCGAGGCGCGCTTGCGTTTCCTGGTGGCGCGCGCCAAGAGCGGTCTCGGCGGCATTCCGGGCGTGAAGCTGAAAACTTCCACCGATCCGCGGCTCTCCGGCGGCGTGGTGAAGTTCGATCTCGCCAAGCCTTCGCTCAAGGCGGCCTACGATGTCCTCTACAGCCGCCATCGTCTGGCCATCGCCCTCACGCCATCCGGAGAGGCGCAAGGCCTTCGCTTCTCGCCGCACATCTACAACACGGCCGATGAGATTGACCGGGCAGTGGCGGCGGTCCGCGAAGTCGCCGGCTGA